The genomic DNA GCCGATGGAATAGATCGCCAACCTAGCAACGGTGTTGGCTCAACATAATTAGAGGTGTATCTCGTGTCTGTATCGATCCAGCCTTCGGAGGCGTTGCCGCTGAAGCCTTACAAATCGCTTTCCAACACCGAACTGTCCCAACGTATCGACGCGGTGCGTCAACAATTGGGCGATTCGCTGCTGATCCTGGGGCATCATTACCAACAGGACGAAGTGATCGAGCACAGCGATCTGCGCGGCGACAGTTATCAGTTGAGCCAGATGGCGGCCGAGAGCCCCGCATGCAAGACGATCGTTTTTTGCGGCGTCCACTTCATGGCCGAAACCGCCGACATCTTGGCCAACCGCCCGGAGAAGCTGGCGCAGCGCGACGGGCAACGGGTGCAAGTGATCCTGCCCGACCTGGCCGCCGGTTGCTCGATGGCCGACATGGCGGCGATCGACCAAGTCGAAACGGCTTGGGCCGACATGGGCGAGGTCATCGATACCGATTCGGTAATCCCGGTCACCTACATCAATAGCGCCGCCAGCTTGAAAGCGTTTTGCGGAAAACATGGCGGCATCGTCTGCACCAGCAGCAACGCCCGAGCCGTGTTGGAGTGGGCGTTCGAACGCGGCCAACGCGTCTTCTTCTTCCCCGATCAACATCTCGGTCGCAACACCGCCCTGACGATGGACATCACCAACGATCAGATGCCTGTCTGGGATCCGTACGAACAGGAGCTTGGCGGCAATGACGAACAAGCGATCCGCGACAGCCGTGTGATCCTGTGGAAGGGGCACTGCAGCGTCCACCAGATGTTCCGCCCCGAACATGTCGATGCGTTCCGCAAGAACCACCCCGGGATCAAGATTTTGGTCCACCCCGAATGCCCGCAAAACGTCAACGACCTGGCCGATGTTTCGGGCAGCACGGGCAAGATCATCAACACGGTCAAGGCCAGCCCACCGGGAACCAAGTGGGCGATCGGAACCGAACTGCATTTGGTGAATCGATTGAAGCAGGAACATCCGGAACAGGAGATCCATTTCCTGTCGCCGGTGATCTGCATGTGCGCGACGATGTACCGCATCGATCTGGCCCACCTTTGCTGGTGCCTGGAGAATTTGGTCGCGCAAGAGAATGTGAATGTGATCGAAGTCGATGAGGAGACCTCACGATGGTCCTTGGTAGCACTGGAACGCATGTTGGCGATCAAGTAACGGCAGCCGCATTGCGGCCGTTGACGCGGGCGGAGGTTCGATCGATCGATGAGATCGCGATCGGAGAATACGGAATGCCCGGGATCTGCCTAATGGAGAATGCCGGACGTGGCGCGGCGGAACAGATCGTTGCGCACACTCCCGCCAACGAGATCGCGATCCTATGCGGCGGCGGCAATAACGGCGGCGATGGTTTTGTGATCGCCCGGCACCTGGAACTGATGGGACGTCGACCGCATGTGTTCCTGCTGGCCGATCCTGGAAAGTTGGCGGGAGATGCGTTGACCAATTGGCAAATCGCGATGGCCGGTAAGATTGCCTGCGAGGTTGTCGATGAACGTTCGCTGCCGAGCCTGCAGCGCAAGCTGGCCGATGCGGCGTGCATCGTCGACGCGATGTTAGGGACCGGCGCCAGCGGAGACCCTCGCGGCGCGATCGCCCTGGCGATTCAAGCGGCCAACGCCGCCAAAGCGTTTCGCGTGGCGATCGATCTTCCCAGCGGACTCGATTGCGACACCGGCAGCCCTGGGAATCCCTGTTTTCGCGCCGACCTGACCTGCACCTTTGTCGCCGAGAAGATAGGCTTCGACGCCGCCGGCGCACGGGAGTTCACCGGCACGATCCGCGTCGTTCCGATCGGCGCTCCGGCCGACTTAATGAACCGCTACGCGGCCTCCGAATCAAACGGAGGCTAAGCCCCACGTCGCCAGCTGGGCCAGCACGCTTTCGGTCGCCTTCCACTGCTCATTGGTCGGCGGTGCAAAGAGTTCGGTCGTGTGGTGCTCGCAGATTCCCAGCAAACCGAGGGCCATCTTCAGGCCAAGGATTACCGAACCGATCGTTTCGGGTTGACCGTACAACCGCCCCAACACATCGGCTTGTTTTTGCAAACGGTTCAACGCCACCACGTCCTCTTCCACCGCGGCAAGATAGAGGCTGTGCAGCAGCGATGGGCAGACGTTCGCGCCACCGGCGACGCCCCCGGTCCCTCCGGCGGCAATCGCCTGCGCCAACAGATGTTCGGGGCCGATCAAACGGCACCATTCCGGACGCCGTTCGATCGCGAGATCGCAGTACTGACGGAAGGCATCCATATCGCCGGCACTATCTTTGAATCCTGCGATGTTCGGTTCGTCGGCCAACCGCTGCAGCGTGCGGATCGAGATCGATTGATGCACGCAGGCGGGCATGTTGTAAACGACCAACGGCAACGGGCTACGTCGCGCCAACCGGACCAGATGCCCCGATTGCTGGTCCTCGGGGACCGGGAAATAGTAGGGCAAGGTGGAAACGATTGCGGCGGCACCACAGTCGGCAGCGTGTTCGGCGAGCCCGATGGAATCTTCCAGCGATGGGCTGCTGACACCGACCAGCACCGGAACGCGATCGTGGACTTGCGAACAGGCCCGTTCGATCCATTCGCACTGCAATTTGAATGGCAGCGCGGGGCCTTCGCCACAGGTTCCCAACAGGAACACACCCGCCACCCCGCCGGCAATCACATGCTCGACCAAATTGCTGACACCCTGGTAGTGCAAGCTGTCGGGAGCGGTCAGTGGGGTCACCAACGGTGGCACGATGCCGCTCAAAGGACCGGGGAAACGCGACGAATTCATGCAAGGCACTCCGCTGTGGCAAACGACTGCGCGTGGCTGGGGCAATGGCGTTCGATAGCAAGAACGCCCCAAACGTCCCCCTCAGGGGTGAACAAACGCAACCTGCGCGTTTGTCGATGTCCTGAGTATATGCCTCGGGGTCGGCGAACTGTATGCAAAGCCTTTGAAATTCGATCTCTTTCAGGCCCGCCCGCTCGGATCGTTCGCGATGGGCAAGATGACGGGGACGGTTCCACGCCGCCAATGTGAGGTGGCGATCTCGCAGCTTCCCTTGGGGGATTTGGCAGGGGATGATCTGGTTCTAATCGCCATTTTGCGGCACAATGGTCCATTCGGCCTTGGGACGCAGTGACATCCAGGGCGTCCCGATCAGGAACCGCAATGTCCAGTCCTCGCAGCGAAAACAATCCCTCCGCGTTCCACCCAGGCCCCGGCGATCGCGTCGTGCAAGTCGATGGACAGACCGTCTATTTGCGCAAACCCGCACTGGCCGCCGTCTTGGCTTGGTTGGTCCCCGGTGCAGGACATCTGTATCAAGGCCGCACCCGCAAGGGCTGGATGTTCATGATCTGCATCCTATTGACCTACTTTTTCGGGTTTGCCATCGGCGGCGGGCATGTGGTTTACGCATCGTGGATCGATGGCGACAAGCGGTGGCACTATCTGTGCCAGTTGCCGGTCGGGCTGGTCGCCTTTCCGGCATTGATCGAAGGGAACAACATGCGGAAGCATACCGTGCGTGGGATCACCACCGCGGATTGGAAGCCGCTATTTGGCGAACTGATGGCGCCACCGCGTCGCCCGTTGCAAGAGAACGATGCCGACGACTTGGCAAGCTGGTATGCCGAACGGGGCGCCGGATACGAGATGGGAACGTGGTACACCATGATCGCCGGACTATTGAACGTGTTGGTGATCTTCGACGCCTACGCCGGTCCGCTAGCGATCGCGATCAGCGGCAAATCGGAACGTTCCACCAAAGAGGATTCGGCCGATGAAGCCAGCGATTCCGAAAACGAAAAGGGAGCTGTCTGATGTTGCCGATGACCCCCGTTTACATGCTGTATTTCATTCCGTTGCTGATCGCGATCAGCTTTGTCTACGCAGGGACGCGGCACGAAGATCCTAAAGAGATCATGGTGCAAGCGTGGCACACCGCGTACTGGATCATGGGCTTCATGGGGCTGATCTTTGTGCTGCTGTGGTTGATCGGCTGGTTCCTCTAAACGTCGCAGACCACGCCGCATCGATGTGGGGGAAACCACCACGAACGTTGCTCAATGGAGCGAATAGGCGAGCGACGTCGCCCAAAGATGAAGATTGCGTGAAGGTCTGATGAGATCTCCGTGTGGAACGCTTGCCCCACCATCTCTCAGTCCATACCTTTCCAAAGGTGGTGCGTTGGCATTGCCGTCGGATATTTGGTTGCGGACCGATCGAACCTGGGGAAAGCTTCACAAAGGCTAAGCTTTGGGGCGCATCGGATCTTCACACGCGGTGGATCCAATAGGCACTTGGGGATTCGAACTCGCAACGGCATCGTCGCGTTGCCGGCCCCGACCGCCACGGATCGACGTGGAAATCTTCTAAACCCAGGCAAAGCTGCTATGAAACGTCGCGGTTTCACGATCATCGAAATGTTGGTGACGATCACCATTATTGGCATCTTGGTCAGCCTGTTGCTGCCAGCGATCAACATGGCCCGCGAAGCGGCTCGGCAAACCCAATGCGCAAACAACCTGCGACAGATGGGAACCGCTTTGATCGCCCGTGCCGAACAAGACAAAGGCCGGCTGTGCAGTGGTTCCTTCGACTGGGCAAACGATGGTGCCGTGACCGACATTGGCTGGGTTGCCGATCTGGTTCGCGATGGCTTAGCCCCTAGCGAATTCCGCTGTGCCTCGAACCCGTCGCAGATCAGCGTCGCCTACCGCGATCTCATCCAAATGTCGGTCGCCGACGCCAGCAACGAAGCCTGTGCGCCACGTTTGGGAAAAGACGCGGTGACACAAGTCGATGGAACGATCGCCAAAAATTATGCGTTGACCATTACAGACAATGCGTATGGCCCGGCCAGTACCGAACGGATGCAGGTGCTGACGAGCGATGTCTACGATCGCGGATTCAACACGAACTATGCCGCCTCGTGGTTCCTGGTTCGCAGCGGTGTGCGGTTGGACGACGACGGCAACCTCGACCCGATCAAAGCGGCATGCAGTTCGGAGATGAATAGCCCGAACGTGACGTTGGGTGCGTTGACCACCAAACAGATCGATTCTGCCCGCGTCCCTGGCTACACGATCCCGCTGT from Rosistilla carotiformis includes the following:
- the nadA gene encoding quinolinate synthase NadA, coding for MSVSIQPSEALPLKPYKSLSNTELSQRIDAVRQQLGDSLLILGHHYQQDEVIEHSDLRGDSYQLSQMAAESPACKTIVFCGVHFMAETADILANRPEKLAQRDGQRVQVILPDLAAGCSMADMAAIDQVETAWADMGEVIDTDSVIPVTYINSAASLKAFCGKHGGIVCTSSNARAVLEWAFERGQRVFFFPDQHLGRNTALTMDITNDQMPVWDPYEQELGGNDEQAIRDSRVILWKGHCSVHQMFRPEHVDAFRKNHPGIKILVHPECPQNVNDLADVSGSTGKIINTVKASPPGTKWAIGTELHLVNRLKQEHPEQEIHFLSPVICMCATMYRIDLAHLCWCLENLVAQENVNVIEVDEETSRWSLVALERMLAIK
- a CDS encoding NAD(P)H-hydrate epimerase, whose protein sequence is MVLGSTGTHVGDQVTAAALRPLTRAEVRSIDEIAIGEYGMPGICLMENAGRGAAEQIVAHTPANEIAILCGGGNNGGDGFVIARHLELMGRRPHVFLLADPGKLAGDALTNWQIAMAGKIACEVVDERSLPSLQRKLADAACIVDAMLGTGASGDPRGAIALAIQAANAAKAFRVAIDLPSGLDCDTGSPGNPCFRADLTCTFVAEKIGFDAAGAREFTGTIRVVPIGAPADLMNRYAASESNGG
- a CDS encoding dihydrodipicolinate synthase family protein; translated protein: MNSSRFPGPLSGIVPPLVTPLTAPDSLHYQGVSNLVEHVIAGGVAGVFLLGTCGEGPALPFKLQCEWIERACSQVHDRVPVLVGVSSPSLEDSIGLAEHAADCGAAAIVSTLPYYFPVPEDQQSGHLVRLARRSPLPLVVYNMPACVHQSISIRTLQRLADEPNIAGFKDSAGDMDAFRQYCDLAIERRPEWCRLIGPEHLLAQAIAAGGTGGVAGGANVCPSLLHSLYLAAVEEDVVALNRLQKQADVLGRLYGQPETIGSVILGLKMALGLLGICEHHTTELFAPPTNEQWKATESVLAQLATWGLASV
- a CDS encoding DUF6677 family protein, giving the protein MSSPRSENNPSAFHPGPGDRVVQVDGQTVYLRKPALAAVLAWLVPGAGHLYQGRTRKGWMFMICILLTYFFGFAIGGGHVVYASWIDGDKRWHYLCQLPVGLVAFPALIEGNNMRKHTVRGITTADWKPLFGELMAPPRRPLQENDADDLASWYAERGAGYEMGTWYTMIAGLLNVLVIFDAYAGPLAIAISGKSERSTKEDSADEASDSENEKGAV
- a CDS encoding DUF1559 family PulG-like putative transporter: MKRRGFTIIEMLVTITIIGILVSLLLPAINMAREAARQTQCANNLRQMGTALIARAEQDKGRLCSGSFDWANDGAVTDIGWVADLVRDGLAPSEFRCASNPSQISVAYRDLIQMSVADASNEACAPRLGKDAVTQVDGTIAKNYALTITDNAYGPASTERMQVLTSDVYDRGFNTNYAASWFLVRSGVRLDDDGNLDPIKAACSSEMNSPNVTLGALTTKQIDSARVPGYTIPLLCDAKANDTLSENIGDRLAGELMTRTVVGGAITTSGLVTPSFAGGTAREGASGWWKVWNKETLQDYRGMFPLHRGICNVVMADGSVKQLFDENEDGFINNGFPRDSNFQSDTIEAGPLQLASTYTLTASGSD